The Salvia splendens isolate huo1 chromosome 20, SspV2, whole genome shotgun sequence nucleotide sequence CGGTTCTCCTACCGTTACAGAAGGACTACTACCTGATGTGCTCACGGCTGCTGGACTAAAATCATAAGGAAGCTTCTCGTTGCCAGAATCAAACGCTTCCTCAGAGCCCGTCTGAGACCGGTTGAAGCTCTGAGCTCGCTGTGTGACTGACTTAAAAGCACTAGACAGGTAACCGGGGCTCCTGCCACCATCCTGCTGTGGGAAAACTGCATTACGACCCCAAGAGGCCGGAGACCAGGAACTCGTTCTTGGAAGAAAACTGGTGGTGGAACTGTACATTAGTCCCCTTTTTGGCTGCTTTGCCGATATGATGGAAAGGGAATTTTTTATATCTCTAAGCATTTCATCTGCGACCGGGACCCCACATTCTTTCATCGACCTCAACATTGACATGGAATCGTCGAGATCTTCCGTATGCAACGCTGTCTCGCGTGATTTTTCAGTGACTTTGTTCTTGAGATCGAGAAGGTTGGGGGTTACCTTCTGAGTATGCTGCTGGATATAGTAAAGCCCCACAGAGGGCTCATTTGCAACAAATTTGATCATGTCTGTCAAATTTTCGTTTATCTCCACAAAGCCATCAACTGCGGAAAAATCATGCATCTTCTTGAAGGCAATTGACTCCTCATCACTGGATAAAACATTTGGAAATGATTACTTGAAAAATGAAAGCAAAGAAACAAGTTTCAAGTCATAAACCATCAAATTCAATCAAGAACTCCGATATAATCTGTCATCAACATTATCAGAGCCCATCCATCCCAAATCTTCTGGCATATCATAACTTAATCTGAGGTCCATAAGATCAGCATACTACCCACCCCTCC carries:
- the LOC121783079 gene encoding uncharacterized protein LOC121783079; its protein translation is MFNDEESIAFKKMHDFSAVDGFVEINENLTDMIKFVANEPSVGLYYIQQHTQKVTPNLLDLKNKVTEKSRETALHTEDLDDSMSMLRSMKECGVPVADEMLRDIKNSLSIISAKQPKRGLMYSSTTSFLPRTSSWSPASWGRNAVFPQQDGGRSPGYLSSAFKSVTQRAQSFNRSQTGSEEAFDSGNEKLPYDFSPAAVSTSGSSPSVTVGEPETLDSPLLDEDGRELQEESQLSKSLSHQHFLALHENYDEFKASREAKLEEWLGGEGREDRKGGKILDR